One window of the Archaeoglobus sulfaticallidus PM70-1 genome contains the following:
- a CDS encoding transcriptional regulator FilR1 domain-containing protein → MEFDRLVSVLKEASLPKRIEMLEIIRDSGENGIEHSKLNELVKNGLGLPPSTFYRSLNNMFSLGLIRKDDDKIYLTPIGTLLIDAIQCINDLLEFEYLDIASAFVLTIPPEMRFGVRYIKECKKVDITETSRLVYDLIAGVEKGGKYIDRIIDPDLYALMLKKRKECATEKVISSVDTVIPRLNAEIEAAKKTNFDRDTIEELEEKLEIKVLDLPLQLGVIDERIGVIMFLKDKYFTPIFITEDKKAVRWMDSVFDYYWDMAEPLDKYLEGGMEGWKRRVVEAVS, encoded by the coding sequence GTGGAGTTTGATAGGCTCGTGAGTGTGCTCAAAGAAGCATCTCTGCCTAAAAGAATTGAAATGCTTGAAATAATAAGAGATAGTGGTGAGAATGGGATAGAGCACTCAAAACTGAATGAACTGGTTAAAAATGGGTTGGGACTTCCACCATCGACTTTTTACAGATCTCTCAACAACATGTTCTCTCTGGGTTTGATAAGAAAGGATGATGATAAAATATATCTGACTCCCATAGGAACTCTCCTCATAGATGCAATTCAATGCATCAACGATCTGCTTGAGTTTGAGTATTTGGATATCGCTTCGGCTTTCGTCCTTACAATACCTCCGGAAATGCGGTTTGGTGTGAGGTACATAAAGGAATGCAAGAAAGTTGACATAACCGAAACCAGTAGGCTAGTCTACGATCTCATAGCAGGAGTTGAGAAGGGCGGGAAGTATATAGACAGGATAATCGATCCAGACCTTTATGCTCTAATGCTTAAGAAAAGAAAAGAATGTGCAACAGAGAAAGTAATATCATCTGTTGATACCGTAATCCCCAGACTTAATGCAGAAATTGAGGCTGCGAAAAAAACCAATTTCGATAGGGATACGATAGAGGAGCTTGAAGAGAAGCTGGAGATAAAGGTTCTGGATCTACCGCTTCAGCTTGGTGTTATCGATGAGAGAATTGGAGTGATTATGTTTTTAAAGGACAAGTATTTCACGCCGATATTTATCACAGAAGATAAAAAGGCTGTGAGGTGGATGGACAGCGTATTCGATTACTACTGGGATATGGCAGAACCGCTTGATAAGTATCTGGAAGGCGGTATGGAAGGCTGGAAAAGGAGAGTAGTTGAGGCTGTTAGCTGA
- a CDS encoding sodium:solute symporter family protein: MVDSIVVGITVLYFLGVIAIGYYSRQRMKSATDYYVAGRQIGSVVNGLALESTYLSPASMLGLPAYIFILGYPFWWAMAAIIAGMPVATLLTASALRKYAPTSFADYYVDRYNDERLRWLVGVVTIIGSILYITLSIVGMALFLLAILGVPYIYGIIIGTIIVMLYVVWGGMIATSWNAAFQAALMTIAAVIAAIAIVGKLGGLGAFYDAVAANNPKFWNTPSDPNPPHLLSGSWIAIIGWFFVWHYGFATMPYTVVRFFTTMDIKTARRSIFWCTLAAGIFYIALEIIGAASKVMIETGPMATEGANAVVILKNYMAQYGVGGWTDYSMVAAVEALQNPFVLGILAAGGLAIAMSTAAGWVMVVNVMMTRDWGDMLLKSKFAKENPVLLARIVSVIFLLIGLIVAVNPPGLVLDLSGWAFVVIISALGPGLILGLWWKRATRAAMWTTAIVMTVLHLYAWLKAKLVLGHHAFFFLNDVLYGNPKALITPHQVWAIPVGFLLFIIVSLITKPVEEEAVQKYCVELTKEV; encoded by the coding sequence ATGGTTGACTCGATTGTAGTTGGTATAACCGTTCTGTATTTTCTCGGTGTTATTGCGATTGGATACTATTCAAGACAGAGGATGAAGAGTGCAACCGACTACTATGTTGCAGGCAGGCAGATAGGCAGTGTGGTCAACGGTCTCGCTCTGGAATCCACATACCTGAGTCCCGCTTCGATGCTCGGATTGCCTGCGTACATATTCATACTAGGTTACCCATTCTGGTGGGCAATGGCGGCAATTATCGCAGGAATGCCAGTTGCCACATTGCTAACAGCTTCAGCTCTGAGGAAGTATGCCCCAACAAGCTTTGCTGATTATTATGTCGATAGATACAACGATGAGAGGCTCAGATGGCTCGTTGGAGTCGTCACAATAATCGGCTCGATACTGTACATAACCCTCTCAATAGTCGGTATGGCACTATTCCTGCTGGCGATTCTCGGAGTCCCGTACATATACGGTATTATCATAGGAACAATAATCGTCATGCTGTATGTCGTATGGGGCGGTATGATTGCCACGAGCTGGAACGCTGCATTCCAAGCAGCTTTGATGACAATAGCAGCTGTTATAGCCGCCATAGCCATAGTTGGTAAGCTTGGTGGTCTTGGGGCATTCTATGATGCGGTTGCTGCGAACAATCCGAAATTCTGGAACACACCATCCGATCCAAACCCACCACATCTGCTTAGTGGCTCGTGGATTGCAATTATTGGATGGTTCTTCGTGTGGCACTATGGATTCGCAACAATGCCATACACAGTCGTCAGATTCTTCACAACGATGGATATCAAGACTGCAAGAAGGAGCATTTTCTGGTGTACACTCGCTGCTGGTATATTCTACATAGCCCTCGAGATAATCGGTGCAGCATCCAAGGTCATGATCGAGACCGGCCCGATGGCAACAGAGGGTGCAAACGCGGTTGTGATCCTCAAGAACTACATGGCACAGTATGGTGTTGGAGGCTGGACGGACTACTCAATGGTCGCAGCAGTTGAGGCACTTCAGAACCCATTCGTTCTCGGTATTCTGGCTGCTGGTGGTCTGGCTATTGCTATGTCCACTGCAGCAGGATGGGTTATGGTCGTTAATGTTATGATGACAAGAGACTGGGGTGACATGCTGCTCAAGAGCAAGTTCGCCAAGGAGAATCCGGTCCTTCTGGCCAGAATTGTTTCAGTGATATTCCTGCTGATAGGTCTGATTGTTGCAGTCAATCCACCCGGACTCGTCTTGGATCTCTCAGGATGGGCATTCGTTGTCATCATATCCGCTCTTGGTCCAGGTTTAATCCTCGGCCTGTGGTGGAAGAGGGCCACCAGAGCTGCTATGTGGACAACCGCGATAGTCATGACAGTCCTTCACCTGTATGCATGGCTCAAGGCCAAGCTCGTGCTCGGACACCACGCGTTCTTCTTCCTCAACGATGTGCTGTATGGCAACCCGAAGGCTCTGATTACACCACACCAAGTCTGGGCCATTCCAGTGGGCTTCCTACTGTTCATAATCGTCTCGCTGATAACCAAGCCAGTTGAGGAAGAGGCTGTGCAGAAGTACTGTGTCGAGCTTACGAAGGAAGTCTGA
- a CDS encoding archease, producing the protein MEGYRLINHTADIAFEAYGYSLEELFENATRAFYDAFAVLESVGIDREQIIEMEDSDIEMLFFRYLNELLYLFDTDFFAGKEVNVSIEDVEDELRLKAKLKGGKISPEIVKTEPKAITLHKFMIEKVKNEKEFWKAFVVVDI; encoded by the coding sequence ATGGAAGGATACAGGCTGATAAATCATACAGCTGACATCGCCTTTGAAGCTTATGGATACAGCCTTGAAGAGCTTTTCGAGAACGCTACAAGGGCTTTTTATGATGCCTTTGCTGTGCTTGAGAGTGTTGGTATCGATAGAGAACAGATTATCGAAATGGAGGATTCGGATATAGAGATGTTGTTCTTCAGATATCTTAATGAGTTGCTGTATCTGTTTGACACAGATTTCTTCGCCGGGAAGGAGGTTAATGTCAGCATCGAGGATGTTGAAGATGAATTAAGACTGAAAGCTAAGCTGAAAGGGGGGAAGATCTCGCCGGAGATTGTCAAAACCGAGCCAAAAGCAATAACTTTGCATAAGTTTATGATAGAAAAGGTTAAAAATGAAAAAGAATTCTGGAAGGCTTTTGTTGTGGTTGATATTTGA
- a CDS encoding NAD(P)/FAD-dependent oxidoreductase: MKFDVIIIGAGPGGMFAAHKLASKASVAIFEMGRNIDKRKCPSDLAETYCIKCDPCNITSGVGGAGGLSDGKLNFVKPEYPSSYTVGGDFLGLIDPDYLLKKMDEVDSIFLENGAPDEVYGMDDDKLTKFLRKANSAGIEFVPLKQRHVGSDELPKVIKNIEDYLLGNGVKIFTNKTVVDINPNEKKIYTADGEEYEYDKLIIGVGRGGAKWLEEWAVKYGMKLSKASEARAIDVGVRVEVPASIMDEITSVIYDPKLRVITKKHDDYLRTFCTCPRGWVIREDYGSFCLVNGHSKAKEKTNNSNFALLGHYKFTEPFEHPNEWGRDLARITTKLGGGNPIVQRLKDLRLGRRSTENRIRNNILVRPTLKKAIPGDISLAYPGRVVTDILDALEQLDKVIPGVADDSTLLYAPEIKFYSLKLEVDSEMRTNLKDIYAIGDGAGVSRGIVGAAVTGLIAGESILKDFKRG; this comes from the coding sequence ATGAAATTTGATGTAATAATTATAGGTGCTGGACCCGGAGGGATGTTTGCCGCTCATAAACTGGCCAGTAAAGCAAGCGTTGCTATTTTTGAGATGGGTAGAAACATCGACAAAAGAAAGTGCCCGAGCGATCTTGCGGAGACCTACTGCATTAAATGCGATCCCTGCAACATAACATCTGGAGTTGGGGGGGCTGGTGGATTATCGGATGGTAAGCTCAACTTTGTGAAACCTGAGTATCCCTCCAGCTATACTGTTGGAGGGGATTTTCTCGGGCTTATCGATCCAGATTATCTGCTTAAAAAGATGGATGAGGTCGACTCCATCTTCCTCGAGAACGGGGCTCCAGATGAGGTTTACGGCATGGATGATGACAAGCTCACCAAGTTCCTAAGAAAAGCGAATTCCGCAGGAATAGAGTTCGTTCCACTAAAGCAAAGGCATGTTGGCAGTGATGAACTACCAAAGGTGATAAAGAATATCGAGGATTACCTTCTTGGAAATGGAGTTAAGATATTCACGAATAAAACGGTTGTTGACATAAATCCTAATGAAAAGAAGATTTACACTGCTGATGGAGAGGAATATGAATATGACAAGCTGATCATCGGTGTTGGAAGGGGAGGAGCGAAGTGGCTTGAAGAGTGGGCAGTTAAATATGGAATGAAGCTGAGTAAAGCCTCCGAAGCGAGAGCGATAGATGTTGGAGTGAGGGTGGAAGTTCCAGCCTCCATTATGGATGAGATAACTTCAGTAATATACGATCCCAAGCTGAGGGTTATAACGAAAAAGCATGATGACTACCTTAGAACATTCTGCACATGCCCGAGAGGGTGGGTTATCAGGGAGGATTATGGTAGTTTCTGTCTTGTGAATGGACACAGCAAGGCTAAGGAGAAAACAAACAACTCAAATTTCGCATTGCTTGGACATTACAAGTTCACAGAGCCGTTTGAACATCCGAACGAGTGGGGCAGGGATCTGGCGAGAATAACGACCAAGCTTGGAGGAGGGAATCCGATAGTGCAGAGGCTGAAAGACCTCAGGCTTGGGAGAAGGAGCACAGAGAACAGAATAAGGAATAACATACTCGTCAGACCAACCCTCAAAAAGGCAATTCCTGGAGATATCAGCTTGGCATATCCTGGAAGGGTTGTTACGGATATTCTGGATGCTCTTGAGCAGCTTGACAAGGTTATACCTGGAGTCGCAGACGATTCCACACTGCTGTATGCTCCGGAGATCAAGTTCTACTCGCTGAAGCTTGAGGTTGACTCTGAGATGAGAACAAACCTGAAAGATATTTATGCCATTGGAGATGGGGCAGGAGTTAGCAGGGGAATAGTCGGTGCTGCAGTTACCGGGTTGATTGCCGGGGAGAGCATTTTGAAGGATTTCAAGAGGGGTTAG
- a CDS encoding thiamine pyrophosphate-dependent enzyme codes for MILKKYKTDLWIDWCAGCGNFGILSAIYRAFSELNLDPRKTVLVSGIGCSGKIPHFVNVNGVHTLHGRAIPFAVGIKLSNPELTVMVNGGDGDLLGIGAGHFVSLGRKNVDITVILHNNGVYGLTKGQASPTLDYGLKTKALAEANRLYPLNPITLAIVSGYTFVARSYALKPEHLKEIIKKGINHRGSALIEVLQPCVTYNNIHTWKYYSERIYELESDSGLDFSEAIEKSKEKERIPIGIFYMEKKKVLEGIDKRAKLSNEDFKNLFREKIIRAT; via the coding sequence ATGATCTTGAAAAAGTACAAAACCGATCTCTGGATCGACTGGTGTGCTGGATGTGGAAACTTTGGCATCCTTTCAGCGATATACAGGGCTTTTTCGGAGCTAAACCTCGATCCAAGGAAAACTGTGCTAGTTTCAGGAATCGGATGCTCCGGGAAGATACCTCACTTTGTGAATGTTAACGGCGTCCACACTCTGCATGGCAGGGCAATTCCGTTTGCTGTCGGGATAAAGCTCTCTAATCCCGAACTCACGGTTATGGTTAACGGGGGAGATGGAGATCTGCTTGGAATAGGGGCTGGACACTTCGTCTCGCTTGGAAGGAAGAATGTTGACATAACCGTTATACTTCACAACAACGGTGTTTACGGGCTAACTAAGGGACAGGCCTCACCAACCTTGGATTATGGATTGAAAACCAAAGCTCTGGCAGAGGCTAATAGGCTATATCCACTCAACCCGATAACTCTTGCAATCGTATCGGGATACACCTTTGTTGCTAGGAGCTATGCTCTGAAGCCTGAACATCTGAAGGAAATAATAAAGAAAGGTATCAACCACAGGGGATCGGCATTGATCGAGGTTTTACAGCCCTGTGTAACATATAACAACATCCATACATGGAAGTACTACAGCGAGAGAATCTACGAGCTTGAATCTGATTCCGGACTTGATTTTAGCGAAGCAATTGAGAAATCCAAGGAGAAGGAGAGAATACCAATCGGCATCTTTTACATGGAGAAAAAGAAGGTTTTAGAGGGGATTGATAAGAGGGCCAAGCTAAGCAATGAAGACTTCAAAAACCTGTTCAGAGAGAAGATAATTCGAGCGACATAG
- a CDS encoding ATP-binding protein produces the protein MGKRMIIAVDEELCIGCGRCVNSCPTSALYLENDKAKLRDEKLCDGFGSCIAVCPSHALYIEEREAEDFDWSILSRINFEDFLDKLSLHYKPEELRAK, from the coding sequence ATGGGCAAGAGGATGATAATAGCCGTTGATGAGGAGCTCTGCATAGGCTGCGGGAGATGCGTTAACTCCTGCCCAACTTCCGCACTCTATCTGGAAAACGACAAAGCTAAGCTCAGAGATGAAAAGCTGTGTGATGGTTTTGGATCGTGCATAGCCGTCTGCCCATCTCATGCACTATATATAGAGGAGAGAGAAGCAGAGGATTTTGACTGGAGCATACTTTCAAGGATAAATTTTGAGGATTTCTTGGATAAGCTGAGTCTGCACTACAAGCCAGAGGAATTGAGGGCGAAGTAA
- a CDS encoding argininosuccinate synthase, which produces MDRVVLSYSGGLDTTVCIPLLKEKYGFDEVITVTVDIGQPEKEVLEAEERGKRYADKHYTVDAKEDFVSALFRLIKANGDYEGYILGTAIARPIIAKKTVEIALKENAVAIAHGCTGKGNDQLRFENVFLQYGFRVIAPMRDLNLTREWEIEYAKEKNIDIKATKDKPYSIDENLWSRSVEGGKLENPSFIPPEEIYEWTVDPKKAPDEEEIIKIDFEKGIPVSINDEKMKGYELIRMLNEIGGKHGVGRTDMMEDRVLGLKARENYEHPAATILLTAHRDLEKLVLSRRELKFKRFVEEEWAELVYYGLTNDPLYNALNAFIDKTQERVTGWVKLKLYKGSVIPVARYSDYALYSEELTSFDTTSIDQKLAEGYSAFHGLQGRLYREIMRNLKDSGKER; this is translated from the coding sequence ATGGATAGGGTCGTGCTTTCATACTCTGGAGGGTTAGATACAACAGTTTGCATTCCACTGTTAAAAGAAAAATATGGTTTTGATGAGGTAATAACCGTAACAGTTGATATTGGTCAGCCTGAAAAGGAGGTTCTTGAGGCTGAGGAAAGGGGTAAGAGGTACGCGGACAAGCATTACACGGTCGATGCGAAAGAGGACTTCGTTTCAGCCCTTTTCAGGCTAATTAAAGCTAATGGAGATTATGAAGGTTATATTCTCGGAACAGCAATAGCCAGACCTATTATAGCCAAAAAGACTGTTGAAATAGCCTTAAAGGAGAATGCCGTTGCCATAGCTCATGGATGTACGGGTAAGGGTAACGATCAGCTTAGATTTGAGAATGTTTTTCTCCAGTATGGTTTCAGGGTTATAGCCCCGATGAGAGATCTGAACCTAACAAGAGAATGGGAGATCGAGTACGCTAAGGAGAAGAACATAGATATCAAGGCCACAAAAGACAAGCCATACAGCATAGATGAAAACCTCTGGAGCAGAAGTGTTGAGGGCGGGAAACTGGAAAATCCATCGTTTATACCTCCAGAAGAAATCTATGAGTGGACAGTTGATCCAAAGAAGGCTCCTGATGAAGAAGAGATCATAAAGATTGACTTCGAGAAAGGAATTCCCGTATCGATCAACGATGAGAAAATGAAGGGCTACGAACTCATCAGAATGCTGAACGAGATTGGCGGAAAGCATGGGGTTGGCAGAACGGATATGATGGAAGACAGAGTGCTGGGTTTGAAGGCTAGAGAGAATTACGAACATCCTGCAGCAACGATACTGCTCACCGCACACAGAGATCTAGAAAAGCTTGTTCTCAGCAGAAGGGAGTTGAAGTTCAAGAGATTTGTTGAGGAAGAATGGGCGGAGCTTGTTTACTACGGGCTGACAAACGATCCCTTATATAATGCCCTCAACGCGTTCATAGACAAAACACAGGAGAGAGTCACCGGATGGGTTAAGCTGAAGCTTTACAAGGGCAGCGTGATACCTGTCGCAAGGTATTCAGACTACGCGTTATACAGCGAAGAGCTTACATCCTTCGACACAACCTCAATAGATCAAAAGCTCGCAGAGGGATACTCCGCCTTCCACGGATTGCAGGGCAGACTGTACAGGGAGATTATGAGAAACCTAAAAGATTCGGGAAAAGAGAGATAA